In the Haloarcula salinisoli genome, CGGGTCCGGACGAAGTCGTGGCGCGAAATATCCTGCGCGAGGAGTTCGGCGAGGTCGTCCCGAGTCACGAGGCCGGCGAAACCTACGTCGGCACCCTCGATTCGTGGGACGACGACGGTTTCGTCCTCGATGCCGGGCCCGCCGGTGACGTGCGGATTCCGGCCGAGAACCTCGAACTCGGGCAGGGGACGCCACACCAGATTCGCAAGCGGTTCGGGCTGGTCCAGCACCTCCCGCTCCGCTTTGTCGCCGGTCCCGAACCCCGGCTGGCCGACGAGGAGGTCGACCGACTGTACGACTGGAAACGCGGCGGCGACCACGGCAACGGCCGCGTCAACACCAACAGCGCCACCCGCTCGGAGGTCCGCGCGACGGTCAACAAGTCGGGCCACGCCCAGGACATCGTCACCGTCGAGCGGCTCGGGCTGCTGGAGATGAGTATCATCTGTAACCCCGACACCGACGCACCGGGGCTACTGGCCGATATCGGCCGGTTCATGCCGTCGGAACTACTCGCCGTCGTCCCCTGAGTCATGCAACGTCGCCACCTCGCTCTGTTGTCCGTGCTCGCGCTGGTCGCACTGGCCGGCTGTACCGGTCTCTTCGGCCCCGAAGAGGTCGACGAGGGGAAACTGAACGAGAACGCCACCTACGACTGGGAGACCGAAACCAACGCCTCGATAACGCTCAATCGGACCTCCTACCGGGCGGTGTACGATATCCCGAACAACTCCTCGTACACTATCTACAACCGGGACGACCTCGGCCGTGAGGAGGGCGTCCCCGTCAGAGCGTTGCGATTCCGCTTCGACAACGGGACCGTCATCAGCGCCGCGAACTCCTCGCTGACGGCCCGACAGACGGGACGCTCGACCGTCATCGACCTCCCGAACAACAGCAGCGGCCAGGTCGCGTACACCGCGGAGCGTATGGGGAAATCGTTCGCGACGCCGGTGTACACGAACGGCTACACCTACGCAGTGACGCTCCCGCCGGGTCGCCGTGTCGGCATCCCGCTGCTGTCACAGGCCACGCCGGGGAACTACGAGACGGACACCAACGAGGCGACAAACCGGATGACCGTCACCTGGTCGGAGCCGGTCGACCAGCGGGCGATACGGGTCCGCTTCTACCTAGAGCGTGACCTCTACATCTTCGGTGGCCTCGCGCTGGTCGCCATCGTCATCGGGAGCGTCGGCACGGTGTACTACTGGCGCCAGCTCCAGGAGG is a window encoding:
- a CDS encoding DUF2110 family protein; this encodes MVVLGSKVYVTGEARERALDGLRGLVNNRFGDLDVEFEIGHREDDFPVVTVSGPDEVVARNILREEFGEVVPSHEAGETYVGTLDSWDDDGFVLDAGPAGDVRIPAENLELGQGTPHQIRKRFGLVQHLPLRFVAGPEPRLADEEVDRLYDWKRGGDHGNGRVNTNSATRSEVRATVNKSGHAQDIVTVERLGLLEMSIICNPDTDAPGLLADIGRFMPSELLAVVP
- a CDS encoding DUF5803 family protein produces the protein MQRRHLALLSVLALVALAGCTGLFGPEEVDEGKLNENATYDWETETNASITLNRTSYRAVYDIPNNSSYTIYNRDDLGREEGVPVRALRFRFDNGTVISAANSSLTARQTGRSTVIDLPNNSSGQVAYTAERMGKSFATPVYTNGYTYAVTLPPGRRVGIPLLSQATPGNYETDTNEATNRMTVTWSEPVDQRAIRVRFYLERDLYIFGGLALVAIVIGSVGTVYYWRQLQEVRRRRQEAGIDLEEEYEDDDFGDDGPPPGMR